The Streptomyces achromogenes genome window below encodes:
- a CDS encoding pyridoxal-phosphate dependent enzyme — protein sequence MTTTPLPITLDDVRDAAARLKGVAHRTPVLRSRTLDRIVGAEVLLKCENFQRVGAFKFRGAYNAASRLAPEQLARGIAAYSSGNHAQAVALAARELGTTAVIVMPEDAPRSKRAATEDYGAEIVTYDRYAGDRVAIAEALAADRGLALIPPYEHPHVMAGQGTAALELLEETGELDALLAPVGGGGLIAGSATAVKGLRPGIRVVGVEPEAGDDTKRSLEAGRRVEIPVPRTIADGQALHTPGELTFSVNRRLVDAIALVSDDEIRAAMRFAFERLKIVVEPSGATPLAALLAGRVDDLPRRVGVIVSGGNVDAGRFAELCGVAV from the coding sequence GTGACGACCACGCCCCTGCCGATCACCCTCGACGACGTCCGCGACGCGGCCGCCCGGCTCAAGGGCGTCGCACACCGCACCCCCGTGCTGCGCTCCCGGACCCTCGACCGGATCGTGGGCGCCGAGGTCCTGCTGAAGTGCGAGAACTTCCAGCGCGTCGGCGCCTTCAAGTTCCGCGGCGCCTACAACGCGGCCTCCCGGCTGGCCCCCGAACAGCTGGCCCGGGGCATCGCCGCGTACTCCTCCGGCAACCACGCCCAGGCCGTCGCCCTGGCCGCCCGGGAACTCGGCACGACCGCGGTGATCGTCATGCCCGAGGACGCGCCGCGCTCCAAGCGGGCGGCGACGGAAGACTACGGGGCCGAGATCGTCACCTACGACCGTTACGCCGGCGACCGCGTCGCCATCGCCGAGGCGCTGGCCGCCGACCGCGGCCTGGCGCTCATCCCGCCCTACGAGCACCCGCACGTCATGGCGGGCCAGGGCACGGCGGCCCTCGAACTCCTGGAGGAGACAGGCGAGTTGGACGCCCTGCTGGCGCCGGTCGGCGGCGGCGGGCTGATCGCCGGGAGCGCGACCGCGGTCAAGGGGCTGCGGCCCGGCATCCGGGTGGTCGGCGTCGAGCCCGAAGCCGGCGACGACACCAAGCGCTCGCTGGAGGCGGGCCGCCGGGTCGAGATCCCGGTGCCGCGCACCATCGCCGACGGGCAGGCCCTGCACACGCCGGGGGAGCTGACCTTCTCGGTGAACCGGCGGCTCGTCGACGCGATCGCGCTGGTCTCGGACGACGAGATCCGCGCCGCCATGCGGTTCGCCTTCGAACGGCTGAAGATCGTCGTGGAGCCCAGCGGCGCCACACCGCTCGCCGCGCTCCTCGCCGGACGGGTCGACGATCTGCCCCGGCGCGTCGGCGTGATCGTCTCCGGCGGCAACGTCGACGCCGGCCGCTTCGCCGAGCTGTGCGGCGTCGCCGTCTGA
- a CDS encoding cupin domain-containing protein, with amino-acid sequence MLEVKTLDKPDERRDFPRGHIEAVHMTGLDFARATFEPGWRWTESLAGVMGTDTCMIHHNGYVVSGRMHIAMDAGGESEVGPGDVFVVPPGHDAWVVGDEQCVVYDFAGAMATEYAKAKEA; translated from the coding sequence ATGCTGGAAGTGAAGACGCTCGACAAGCCGGACGAGCGCCGCGATTTCCCCCGCGGCCACATCGAGGCCGTCCACATGACCGGGCTCGACTTCGCCAGGGCGACGTTCGAGCCCGGGTGGCGCTGGACCGAGTCGCTGGCGGGGGTCATGGGCACGGACACCTGCATGATCCACCACAACGGTTATGTGGTCTCCGGACGCATGCACATCGCCATGGACGCGGGCGGCGAGAGTGAAGTCGGCCCCGGCGACGTGTTCGTGGTCCCGCCCGGCCACGACGCGTGGGTCGTGGGCGACGAACAGTGCGTCGTGTACGACTTCGCCGGGGCGATGGCCACGGAGTACGCGAAGGCCAAGGAGGCCTGA
- a CDS encoding VWA domain-containing protein translates to MDAAEAAAALGFADRALLREGLAATLLHSADQRRVFDTVFDLYFPRGVGAPGGEPGDRDDLRERLAAALAEGDDAMLGRLAIEAVDGLGGYGSSPGADGWSSYQTLERLRPQTLLARVRDDMRARDGGSGFADRLLEDEIRRRIEAFRGLVAGEARRRVAERRGRDEIARRAVAPTADRVDFLYAGQDRLAELRRTVQPLARKLATRMAARRRRSARGSIDLRRTLRASLSTGGVPMRPVLRRRRPVRPELVLLCDVSGSVTGFSDFTMLLVQALHDQFSKVRVFAFVNRIDEVTGLLEHGAADPVGLGARIRAEARLTGYHGSSDYGVALGEFAERYDAAVGPRTTVFVLGDARTNMADPNLAALRRIAGQARRLHWLNPEPRSLWGTGDSAAPEFAELVAMHECRNALQLGALIGRLLPV, encoded by the coding sequence GTGGACGCCGCCGAGGCCGCCGCGGCCCTGGGATTCGCCGACCGGGCGCTGCTGCGCGAGGGACTGGCCGCGACGCTGCTGCACTCGGCGGACCAGCGGCGGGTCTTCGACACCGTCTTCGATCTGTACTTCCCGCGCGGTGTGGGCGCGCCCGGGGGCGAGCCGGGCGATCGGGACGACCTGCGCGAGCGGCTGGCCGCCGCACTCGCCGAGGGCGACGACGCGATGCTGGGCCGGCTGGCGATCGAGGCCGTCGACGGGCTGGGCGGGTACGGGAGTTCACCGGGTGCGGACGGCTGGTCGTCGTACCAGACGCTCGAACGGCTGCGCCCGCAGACGCTGCTGGCGCGCGTGCGGGACGACATGCGTGCGCGGGACGGCGGTTCGGGCTTCGCCGACCGGCTGCTGGAGGACGAGATCCGGCGGCGCATCGAGGCGTTCCGCGGCCTGGTGGCCGGGGAGGCGCGCCGCCGGGTGGCGGAGCGGCGCGGGCGGGACGAGATCGCCCGCCGGGCAGTGGCCCCGACCGCGGACCGGGTCGACTTCCTGTACGCGGGCCAGGACCGGCTGGCCGAACTGCGGCGGACGGTGCAGCCGTTGGCGCGCAAGCTGGCCACCCGGATGGCGGCGCGCCGCCGCCGGTCCGCCCGGGGGTCCATCGATCTGCGGCGCACGCTGCGCGCGTCGCTCTCGACGGGCGGTGTGCCGATGCGGCCGGTGCTGCGCCGCCGGCGTCCGGTCCGCCCCGAACTGGTGCTGCTGTGCGACGTGTCGGGCTCGGTGACCGGGTTCTCCGACTTCACGATGCTGCTGGTGCAGGCCCTGCACGACCAGTTCTCCAAGGTGCGGGTGTTCGCCTTCGTCAACCGGATCGACGAGGTGACCGGTCTGCTCGAACACGGCGCGGCCGATCCCGTGGGCCTCGGCGCCCGCATCCGGGCCGAGGCACGGCTGACGGGCTACCACGGCAGCAGCGACTACGGCGTGGCGCTGGGGGAGTTCGCCGAGCGCTACGACGCCGCCGTCGGGCCCCGCACCACGGTCTTCGTGCTCGGCGACGCCCGGACGAACATGGCCGACCCGAACCTGGCCGCGCTGCGCCGGATCGCCGGACAGGCCCGCCGTCTGCACTGGCTGAACCCGGAGCCCCGGTCCCTGTGGGGCACGGGCGACTCGGCCGCACCGGAGTTCGCCGAGCTGGTCGCGATGCACGAGTGCCGCAACGCCCTCCAGCTCGGCGCGCTCATCGGCCGGCTGCTTCCCGTCTAG
- a CDS encoding AAA family ATPase: protein MFTSVDDVSARLAESGYLASPAVATTVFLADRLGKPLLVEGPAGVGKTELAKAVARVAGARLVRLQCYEGVDESRALYEWNHAKQLLRISAGRDETWDEARTDIFSEEFLLPRPLLTAIRGDEPTVLLIDETDKADVEVEGLLLEVLSDFQVTVPELGTITAARRPFVVLTSNASRELSEALRRRCLFLHIGFPEEELERRIVRLKVPGIDAALAESVVRVVGALRAMDLRKAPSVAETIDWARTLLALGADTLDENVVRDSLGVILKHQDDILKAGAKLDLDAV, encoded by the coding sequence TTGTTCACGTCCGTCGACGATGTCTCCGCCCGGCTCGCCGAAAGCGGGTACCTGGCCTCCCCCGCCGTCGCCACCACCGTCTTCCTCGCCGACCGGCTCGGCAAGCCGCTGCTGGTGGAGGGACCGGCCGGGGTCGGCAAGACCGAGCTGGCCAAGGCCGTGGCGCGGGTGGCGGGGGCCAGGCTGGTGCGGCTGCAGTGCTACGAGGGCGTCGACGAGTCCCGCGCGCTGTACGAGTGGAACCACGCCAAGCAGCTGCTGCGCATCAGCGCCGGGCGGGACGAGACCTGGGACGAGGCCCGCACCGACATCTTCAGCGAGGAGTTCCTGCTTCCCCGCCCGCTGCTCACCGCCATCCGCGGCGACGAGCCGACCGTCCTGCTGATCGACGAGACCGACAAGGCCGACGTCGAGGTGGAGGGACTGCTCCTCGAGGTGCTCAGCGACTTCCAGGTCACCGTGCCGGAGCTGGGCACGATCACCGCGGCCCGCCGCCCCTTCGTGGTCCTCACCTCCAACGCCAGCCGCGAGCTGTCGGAGGCGCTGCGCCGCCGCTGCCTCTTCCTGCACATCGGGTTCCCCGAGGAGGAGCTGGAGCGGCGGATCGTCCGGCTGAAGGTGCCGGGCATCGACGCGGCGCTGGCCGAGTCCGTGGTCCGGGTGGTGGGCGCGCTGCGCGCGATGGACCTGCGCAAGGCGCCGTCGGTGGCGGAGACGATCGACTGGGCGCGCACGCTCCTCGCGCTCGGCGCCGACACTCTGGACGAGAACGTCGTCCGGGACAGTCTGGGCGTGATCCTCAAGCACCAGGACGACATCCTCAAGGCCGGCGCGAAGCTCGACCTGGACGCCGTGTGA
- a CDS encoding FAD-dependent oxidoreductase: protein MDDHAHLDHVHPDHAHLHGSYWLDTAPPGTLLPPPEGPLTVDVAVIGAGIAGLSTAWELARRGRSVAVLEADRIAAGVTGHTTAKVSALHTLIYDRLRRTRGPEAAALYARSQAEAVRHIAETADALGVDCDWEETAAYTYAEDVSRTDALKAEAEAAREAGLPAAYVTDTDLPFPVAGAVRVTGQAQFHPRKYLLALADGIRRLGGTIHEQTRVTGLTEGDPCMLTTRSPASATEVGARSVVVATHYPVFDRALLFSRLSPRRELVVAAPLDAIGAPLGMYITQEQNTRSVRTAPMDDGRRLLIVTGEHFTPGSGGDVEERFARLCAWATDRFGDLTFTHRWATQDNDSTDSVPLVGPLHPGSRHAYVATGFGGWGMSGGVMAGRLLAEQITGGTSPWDDLYDPRRLASVVREGAAFLKQQADVARHFVGDRLPSLTEPSVETLAPGDGAVLRVGGERRAVHRDEDGQLHALSARCTHLGCLVAFNRAERAWECPCHGSRFDVRGAVVQGPAVDPLEPRDL, encoded by the coding sequence ATGGACGATCATGCGCACCTCGATCATGTGCATCCCGATCATGCGCACCTCCACGGGTCGTACTGGCTGGACACCGCGCCCCCCGGCACCCTGCTGCCCCCGCCGGAAGGGCCGCTCACCGTGGACGTCGCGGTCATCGGCGCGGGCATCGCCGGACTGAGCACCGCCTGGGAGCTGGCCCGGCGGGGACGCTCCGTCGCCGTGCTGGAGGCCGACCGGATCGCGGCCGGGGTCACCGGGCACACGACGGCCAAGGTCAGCGCCCTGCACACCCTCATTTACGACCGGTTGCGCCGCACCCGGGGCCCGGAGGCGGCCGCACTGTACGCCCGCTCGCAGGCGGAGGCCGTCCGGCACATCGCCGAGACCGCGGACGCGCTCGGCGTCGACTGCGACTGGGAGGAGACGGCGGCCTACACCTACGCCGAGGACGTCTCCCGCACCGACGCCCTGAAGGCGGAGGCGGAGGCCGCGAGGGAGGCCGGCCTCCCGGCCGCGTACGTGACCGACACGGACCTGCCGTTCCCCGTCGCCGGCGCGGTCCGGGTGACCGGGCAGGCGCAGTTCCACCCCCGTAAGTACCTCCTCGCCCTCGCCGACGGCATCCGGCGGCTCGGCGGCACGATCCACGAGCAGACCCGGGTCACCGGCCTCACCGAGGGCGACCCCTGCATGCTCACCACCCGGTCGCCGGCGTCCGCGACCGAGGTGGGCGCCCGGTCCGTCGTCGTCGCCACCCACTACCCGGTCTTCGACCGGGCCCTGCTCTTCAGCCGGCTCTCCCCGCGCCGCGAACTGGTGGTGGCCGCGCCGCTCGACGCCATCGGCGCCCCGCTCGGCATGTACATCACCCAGGAGCAGAACACGCGCTCGGTGCGCACCGCGCCGATGGACGACGGCCGACGGCTGCTCATCGTGACGGGCGAGCACTTCACGCCGGGCTCCGGCGGCGACGTCGAAGAGCGCTTCGCCCGCCTGTGCGCCTGGGCGACGGACCGCTTCGGCGACCTGACCTTCACCCACCGTTGGGCCACCCAGGACAACGACTCCACCGACTCCGTCCCCCTGGTCGGACCACTGCATCCCGGCAGCCGCCACGCCTACGTGGCGACCGGGTTCGGCGGCTGGGGGATGAGCGGGGGCGTCATGGCCGGCCGTCTGCTGGCCGAGCAGATCACCGGCGGGACGAGCCCCTGGGACGACCTGTACGACCCTCGCCGCCTCGCCTCCGTGGTCCGCGAGGGCGCCGCCTTCCTCAAGCAGCAGGCCGACGTGGCCCGGCACTTCGTCGGCGACCGGCTGCCCTCACTCACCGAGCCGTCGGTCGAGACCCTCGCGCCGGGCGACGGCGCGGTGCTCCGCGTCGGCGGCGAGCGCCGCGCCGTCCACCGCGACGAGGACGGACAGCTGCACGCCCTGTCCGCGCGCTGCACCCACCTGGGCTGCCTCGTCGCCTTCAACCGCGCCGAGCGGGCCTGGGAGTGCCCCTGCCACGGCTCGCGGTTCGACGTGCGGGGCGCGGTCGTGCAGGGTCCGGCGGTCGACCCGCTGGAGCCCCGCGACCTCTGA
- a CDS encoding LutC/YkgG family protein, producing the protein MSSREQILGRVRRALADVPRDGAPDGPDGPKKSDGPNRSDGSHGPGQVAGYEEAVAREYLREHGERSAAQTAELLAENLADYRALVHRCTEDELPSLIGRLFADHGTRTVLAPAGLDPAWLSATDVERVEDRAESTAHELDGVDSVVTACAVAIAETGTIVLDGGPDQGRRRITLVPDHHVCVVRVPGQVVSSVPQALERLDPARPLTWISGPSATSDIELDRVEGVHGPRTLEVVLVD; encoded by the coding sequence GTGAGCAGCAGGGAACAGATCCTGGGCCGGGTCCGGCGCGCGCTGGCCGACGTGCCGCGTGACGGCGCTCCGGACGGGCCGGACGGCCCGAAAAAGTCCGACGGGCCGAACAGATCGGACGGGTCCCACGGGCCCGGGCAGGTCGCCGGGTACGAGGAGGCCGTCGCCCGGGAGTACCTGCGGGAGCACGGCGAGCGCAGCGCCGCGCAGACGGCGGAGCTGCTGGCGGAGAACCTGGCCGACTACCGGGCGCTCGTGCACCGCTGCACGGAGGACGAACTCCCGTCCCTCATCGGCCGGTTGTTCGCCGACCACGGGACGAGGACGGTTCTCGCGCCGGCGGGCCTGGACCCCGCCTGGCTGTCCGCGACCGACGTGGAGCGGGTCGAGGACCGGGCCGAGAGCACCGCGCACGAGCTGGACGGCGTGGACAGCGTGGTCACGGCGTGCGCGGTGGCGATCGCGGAGACCGGGACGATCGTCCTGGACGGCGGGCCCGATCAGGGCCGGCGCCGCATCACCCTGGTCCCCGACCACCATGTGTGCGTGGTCCGGGTGCCCGGGCAGGTCGTGTCGTCCGTGCCGCAGGCCCTCGAACGGCTCGACCCGGCCCGCCCGTTGACATGGATCTCCGGTCCGTCGGCGACCAGCGACATCGAGCTGGACCGGGTGGAGGGGGTGCACGGTCCGCGCACACTGGAGGTCGTCCTGGTCGACTGA
- a CDS encoding lactate utilization protein B, with product MSGTFVGMPAFPKAAQEAVGNPTLRANLRHATHTIRAKRAAAVAEVSDWAALREAGKQIKDHTLRHLDRYLVQLEESVTAAGGTVHWAADADEANRIVTRLVKETGESEVVKVKSMATQEIGLNEALEAEGIRAYETDLAELIVQLGKDRPSHILVPAIHRNRGEIRDIFAAEMSEWGRPAPEGLTDTPAELAEAARLHLREKFLRARVGVSGANFMVAETGTLVVVESEGNGRMCLTLPETLISVVGIEKIVPTWRDLEVFLQTLPRSSTAERMNPYTSTWTGTTDGDGPRTFHLVLLDNGRTDTLADEVGRQALRCIRCSACLNVCPVYERAGGHAYGSVYPGPIGAILSPQLRGTGSEIDASLPYASSLCGACYEVCPVAIDIPEVLVHLRERVVQGGPVTLEGNRTVLKPAKGHAAERAAMRAARWAFARPGALRAGQRLASRTRRLHPRTLPGPGRAWSGSRDLPPVPAEPFRDWWQRTNGGDAGEGRAK from the coding sequence GTGAGCGGGACGTTCGTCGGGATGCCGGCGTTTCCGAAGGCCGCCCAGGAGGCGGTCGGCAACCCCACCCTGCGCGCCAATCTGCGGCACGCCACGCACACCATCCGCGCCAAGCGGGCGGCGGCGGTCGCCGAGGTGTCCGACTGGGCCGCGCTGCGCGAGGCCGGCAAGCAGATCAAGGACCACACGCTGCGGCATCTCGACCGCTACCTCGTGCAGCTGGAGGAGTCGGTCACCGCGGCCGGCGGCACGGTCCACTGGGCGGCCGACGCCGACGAGGCCAACCGGATCGTCACGCGGCTGGTCAAGGAGACCGGCGAGTCGGAGGTCGTCAAGGTCAAGTCCATGGCGACGCAGGAGATCGGGCTCAACGAGGCGCTGGAGGCCGAGGGCATCCGGGCCTACGAGACCGATCTCGCCGAGCTGATCGTGCAGTTGGGCAAGGACCGTCCCTCGCACATCCTGGTCCCGGCCATCCACCGCAACCGGGGCGAGATCCGGGACATCTTCGCCGCGGAGATGAGCGAGTGGGGGCGCCCGGCCCCCGAGGGTCTCACCGACACGCCCGCCGAACTCGCCGAGGCGGCCCGGCTGCACCTGCGGGAGAAGTTCCTGCGGGCCAGGGTCGGCGTCTCCGGCGCGAACTTCATGGTCGCCGAGACCGGCACCCTGGTGGTCGTGGAGTCGGAGGGCAACGGCCGGATGTGCCTCACCCTCCCCGAGACGCTGATCTCCGTCGTCGGCATCGAGAAGATCGTGCCGACCTGGCGCGACCTGGAGGTCTTCCTCCAGACGCTGCCCCGCTCCTCGACGGCCGAGCGCATGAACCCGTACACCTCGACGTGGACGGGCACCACGGACGGAGACGGTCCGCGGACCTTCCATCTGGTGCTGCTGGACAACGGCCGCACCGACACCCTCGCCGACGAGGTCGGCCGGCAGGCCCTGCGCTGCATCCGCTGCTCGGCCTGTCTGAACGTGTGCCCGGTGTACGAGCGGGCCGGCGGCCACGCCTACGGCTCGGTCTACCCGGGCCCGATCGGCGCGATCCTCAGCCCTCAACTGCGGGGCACGGGCAGCGAGATCGACGCCTCGCTGCCGTACGCCTCCTCGCTGTGCGGGGCCTGCTACGAGGTCTGCCCGGTCGCCATCGACATCCCGGAGGTGCTGGTGCACCTGCGCGAACGGGTCGTGCAGGGCGGACCGGTGACCCTGGAGGGCAACCGGACGGTGCTCAAGCCGGCCAAGGGCCATGCCGCCGAGCGCGCGGCGATGCGGGCCGCCCGCTGGGCGTTCGCCCGCCCCGGCGCACTGCGTGCCGGTCAGCGGCTGGCGTCGCGCACCCGCCGGCTGCACCCCCGCACCCTGCCCGGTCCGGGCCGGGCGTGGAGCGGCAGCCGGGATCTTCCGCCCGTGCCCGCGGAACCGTTCCGCGACTGGTGGCAGCGGACCAACGGCGGCGACGCCGGCGAGGGGAGGGCGAAGTGA
- a CDS encoding (Fe-S)-binding protein: MRVALFLTCVNDTLYPDTGRAVVKLLTRLGVEVDFPMAQTCCGQAHYNTGYRHEAEPLARHFSDVFGEYEAIVTPSGSCGAMVRELYPRMGERARAEGRGDTLAATLAPVVPKTYELTEFLVDVLGVTEVGAYYPHTVTYHPTCHGLRGLGLGDRPRRLLQAVKGLELRELPGADECCGFGGTFALKNSDVSAAMGADKVRNAESTGAEVLCAADNSCLMHIGGTMTRLRTGMRPVHIAEILASTEAEPAL; this comes from the coding sequence CCTGTTCCTGACCTGTGTCAACGACACGCTCTATCCGGACACCGGCCGCGCCGTGGTGAAACTGCTGACCAGGCTGGGCGTCGAGGTCGACTTCCCGATGGCCCAGACCTGCTGCGGCCAGGCCCACTACAACACCGGTTACCGCCATGAGGCCGAGCCGCTCGCCCGGCATTTCTCCGATGTCTTCGGCGAGTACGAGGCTATCGTGACGCCGTCCGGATCGTGCGGGGCGATGGTGCGGGAGCTGTATCCGCGGATGGGCGAGCGGGCCCGGGCGGAAGGACGCGGGGACACGCTCGCCGCGACCCTCGCCCCGGTGGTCCCGAAGACGTACGAGCTCACCGAGTTCCTGGTGGACGTGCTCGGCGTGACGGAGGTCGGCGCGTACTACCCGCACACGGTGACCTACCACCCCACCTGCCACGGACTGCGCGGGCTGGGGCTCGGGGACCGGCCCCGGCGGCTGCTCCAGGCGGTCAAGGGGCTGGAGCTCAGAGAACTGCCGGGCGCCGACGAGTGCTGCGGCTTCGGCGGCACGTTCGCACTGAAGAACTCCGACGTCTCGGCGGCGATGGGCGCCGACAAGGTGCGCAACGCCGAGTCGACGGGCGCGGAGGTGCTGTGCGCGGCCGACAACTCCTGTCTGATGCACATCGGCGGGACGATGACCCGGCTGCGGACCGGGATGCGGCCGGTGCACATCGCGGAGATCCTGGCGAGCACGGAAGCGGAGCCGGCGCTGTGA